The uncultured Roseibium sp. DNA segment GCCGCCCATCAGAAGACCGATTTCCTCGATGTCGAGATTGTCGTTCTCCACGGTGCCCATGATCCGGCCTTCATAAAGGACCGCGATGCGGTCGGAGAGATTGAGCAGTTCCTCCAGTTCCTCGGAGATCAGCACGATGCCGGCGCCCGCGTCGCGCAGTTCCACGATGTAGCGCAGCATGGTGTTGATGGCTCCGACATCGAGCCCCCGGCTCGGATAAGCGGCGACGAGCACCTTGTCGGCGATGCGCATTTCCCGGCGCGCCACAAGGCGCTGCTGGTTCCCGCCCGACAGATTGCGCACCGGCATGCCGAAGTCGGGGATCGCCACATCGGCCGCCTCGGCGATTTCCTTCGCCAGCGTCAGCGCACCGCGCGGATTGTAGATGCCGTGGGGCGATACGGGTGCCTTGCCGTATTCGCGCATGACCGCGTTGGCAGTGATGCTGAGTGCGGGGGCCAGGCCGCTGTGCAGCCGGTCCTCGGGAATATGACCGATGCCGAAGGCGGCGAAGATGGCCGCATTCGCGCCCTTCATCGACTGGTCGTCGACAATCACCTCGCCGGAGGATACGGCGCGGACGCCGGTCAGAACCTGGCTGAGCTCGCGCTGACCGTTGCCGGCCACGCCGGCGATGCCGAGAATTTCGCCCGCATGAAGCCGCAGGCTGATCTCGTCGAGGGCCTTGCCGCCGGCTTCGTCAGCAACGCTGACCTTGTTCAGAACCAAGACCGGTTCCTCCGAGACCGGCGCAGCACCCGGCGCCCGCGCACGCATGTCATCGAGCACGATCTCGCGTCCGACCATCAGGTTCGCCAGCATATGGGCGTTGCACTCGGAGGTCTGTTTGGTGGCGATCTTGCGCCCGCCGCGCAGGATGGAGATGCGGTCGGAGATTTCCATGACTTCATCGAGTTTGTGACTGATGAAAATCACCGCGTTGCCGCCGGCCACGAACTCGCGCAGGGCCCGGAAGAGTTCCCGCGCCTCGGCGGGCGTCAGCACCGCTGTCGGCTCATCGAGGATCAGCAGGCGTGCCTTGCGGGCCAGCACGCGCAGAATCTCAACGCGCTGCTGCTCGCCGGTCGACAGGTCGCTGACCGTGGCGCCGGGGCTGATGTCCAGGTTGAAGCGTTTCGCCAGATCCGCCGTGCGGCTTTCCAGCACGGATTTCGACGCCCGTCTCGGCGTTTCGTCCCAACCCAGGTGAATGTTTTCCGCGACCGTGAAGGCCTGAACCAGCTTGAAGTGCTGGTGGACCATGCCGATCCCCGCGGCAATCGCCTGTAACGGGGTCGCGAATTCGCGACGGTAGCCGTCGATGAGGATTTCGCCCGCATCCGCCTGGTAGATGCCGGTCAGGATGTTCATCAGGGTCGACTTGCCGGCGCCGTTCTCGCCGAGCAAGGCGTGGATCTCACCCGGCATGACCTCAAGGTCGACATTCTCGTTGGCAATGACGCCCGGAAAATATTTCGCGATGCCCTGGAGCCGGACGATCGGTGCGGTTCCGGGCGGAGGAGTGAAACTGTGGTCGGCTTCGGTCATCAGCGCTTTGGAATTAGGGGACCAAAAAGGCGGGATAACTCCGGGCGGCAACAGGTGCCGCCCGAAGAATGCTTAGGGAAACAGGTCAGCTCTCGAGGCCTTGAACGCCCTCGACGGACCAATCCCAGTTGTAGAGTTCGAGTTCGGTCATCTTCTGACCTTCCTCGACCCGGACCTTGCCGTCCTTGTCCTTCAGTTCGCCCACGAACGGCGACCAGCCGCCCAGGATCTTGGTGCGGACTTCATCGGCCGCCTTGCCGACTTCTTCGGGAACATTCTGACCCCAGGCGTCACGGTCGACGCCGCCGCCCATCGGCAGGAGGTTCTCGCTCGGCACCCAGGTGCCGGCCAGGCGCTTGCCGACCTGGTCGACGTAGAAATCGTCCCAGTTACAGATGACGGAGGAGACATAGGCGTTCGGGCCGTAACGGCGGATGTCCGTGTTCCACATGGCTGCCCAGACGCCACGCTTTTCGGCGACCTGCAGGTAGCCGGCCTCGTCCATGATGCCGAACAGGAAGTCGCAACCGTTGTCGACCAGCGCGGTGCCTGCCTGGGTGGCGGCCTGCGGATCGAACCAGGAGTTGATGACGATGGTCTGCAGGGTGGCATCCGGATTGACCGTGCGCGCACCCATCAGGAAGGCGTTGGTCGACGCATAGACCGAAGCGACCGGGAAGGATGCGACGTAGCCGAGCTTGCCGGTTTTGGACAGATGGCCGGCTGCGACGCCGATCACATAGGTCGGATACCAGTGGGCCAGATAGTACCAGCCGAGATTGTCCATAAGGACGTGGCCGTTGCACTCCATGAAGGCCACTTCCGGAGCCCGCTTGACGACCTGGTGCAGGAAATCGCCCGTCGATGAGGTGTCGAAGATCATGTTGGCGCCTTCGGACACGAACTGGCGATAGGTGCGCGTCGCGTCGGCGGAGTAAGGCACGTTCTCGACTTCGAGGATCTTGGCAAGCTTCGGGTAGGCTTTCTTCACCGCGAGAAGGCCCTGGTGGTGTGTCCAGGTCCAGCCTTCGTCGGTGATCGGGCCGACATGGCCGAACCCGATGACGGCGTCTTCCTCGGCCACCGCCGGCAGAGGTTCGGCGGCCAGCGCCGATGTCAGCATTCCCTTTGGCAGAAGCAATGAAGACCCGGCCACGGCGGTCATATTCAAAAAGCCGCGCCGTGAAAGATTGCGAATGCTGTTCATGCTCATGTCCCTTTATTCTCTTATCGCCCGTCACGGGCTGCGAATTGGAAGGCTATCGACCTGAAGCCGAATGATCGCCGGGGACGAACACAGCACGATCCGTGCCAACTGACGGACGGCAGGAAGCCGGTTGCCCCTCGCCGGCTTGCGGCGATGCTGCAGCACTTCATACCAGGCCATTTCGGGGTTCATTGACGGCATACGCGAAGCCTGCAGCCGTTCCGGATGCCCCTCAAAAACCGGTCCGTTTTCCGCCTTTTACCGGTTCATATCCAGCAATCTACGAAACCGTTCCAAAAAGGACTTGTTCTGAATAGTGCCTATTTGGCGACGACCATGTTGCGAAAAATGCAACACTTGACACCCTCGAAAGATCGGCACTATCAACGCCTGAACAAAAATTTGCACACCATTAAGGCGTTGCTTATTTTTTAGGCAAATGCCTTTAAAAACGGCGGCGCTGAGGGCCGGATGGCGAAGGGAGCAAGAGCGTGAAACGCGAGCGGGTCATCTTCACTTTCAGTGGAAAGATCGTCCCCGACAGCTTTGTCGCCTTCGCGCGCCATCGCGCGGCAAAGCTCGATCTACCCTTGGCCGTGCTTGCCAGCGACGACAGTTCCGTCGCGCTTGCGGTCGAAGGCCAGGCGGATCTGGTCGACGCCTTCGACATGGCCTGCAGCCTTGGGCCCCATGATTGCATTGTGCTCGATGTCGAGCGCACGCCCGCGCCCGCAGCGCTGTTTGAATCCAGAAACGAGAGGACAGGACAATGAGCTTGCAGGACTGGTATCCGCTTGCCCTTTCCCGCGATATCGCGGCGGGAACATCGGCCGGCACCCGGGTCTTAGGCGACGAATTCGTGGTCTGGCGCGACTCCAAGGGCGCCGTACATGCCTGGGAGGACCGGTGCCCCCATCGCGGCATGAAGATGAGCTTCGGCTTCGTGCGCGGCGATCACATCGCCTGTCTCTACCACGGCTGGCAATACGACACGGCCGGCCAGTGCCGCCACATTCCCGCGCATCCGGACCTGGAAGTGCCCCAGACGATCAAGATCCCGCGCTTCGCGACCACCGAGGCAGGCGGCATGATATGGGGCTGCTTCAATGGCGAGGACAGCGCCACACCTCCCGCTCCTGAGCTTCCGACTGAGGTCACGCCGCTGCGGAGCGTCTATGCCGATTGCCCGGCGCCGCAGATGGTTGCGCAGATCACGAAGACCGCGTTCGGAGAGACAACACCGGACGTGACCTCCAGGACGGATCGGACCATAGACATCACGCTCGGCGACACCAAACTGATCGCCGGCGTTCAAACCATCGCCGACGGCGAAAGCGCGCTGCATCTGGTCGCCCTGGGGGCTGTTGACGCTTCGAAGCTGAAGCCGCTTTCGCTCTGGGCGGAACAACTGCGCCGGGACGCGGAAACCGCGGCACAGACGGGTGCAACCGCGGAGATTGCAGCATGAGCACGCCGACTCTCTACAACTACGACCTCGATGAGAACTGCTACAAGGTCCGGCTGCTGATGTCCTGCCTGGGCACGGAAGCAAAGCTGGTGGCTGTCGATGTGGTGCCTGGACGCGAACACCTCTCGCCGGAGATCCGCGCGATGAGCCCGTCCGGCTCTCTGCCGATCCTCAAGCAGGACGACCTCGTCCTCTACGAAGCTGAAGCAATCCTCTCCTGGCTCGCCCGCACCAGCGATCCGGCGCGTCGCTTCCTGCCCGACGATCCCGACACCTTCGGCAAGGTGATGATGTGGCTGACTTTCTCCGCCCGCGAACTCGATACTGCCGTCCACGCCCGTGCCACGGCCATGATGGATGCGCCCGGCGATATCGACGCCCTGCGTGACGCTGCTCGCGAGGCGTTGCGGATCATGGACGATCACATGACCCGCCAGCATTTCGACGGGCTGGAGTTTTTCGCAGGCGCGACCGCGACCATCGCCGATATCGCACTGTTCCCCTCCTTCGCCCTCAGCCGGGACTTCAACATCGACCATGACGCCTTCCCGGCTCTGCGCCGTTGGGCCCGTGCGGTCCGGCAACTGGATGGGTTCATCACCATGCCGGGCATACCCGAGTATCATTGAGGCGGACATGAGCACCCGGCGCATCCCCGCACAGATGACTGACAACCGGCCATCAGGAGCGCACTGATGGATCCCTACCGGCTCGGCCTGATCGCGACCCGGACGCATTATTTCCAATTGGTCGCCCGGCTGGGATCGATCCGGCAGGCCTCAAAGGTGCTCAACATCGCGCCCTCCTCTATCAGCCGGGTGATCAAGCAGCTTGAAGACGAACTGGGGACGCCGCTGTTCGAGCGGGTGCGCCAGCGCCTGCGGCTGACCAGTGCCGGAGAGCTGCTGCTTTATCACGTGCGCGAAAGCTACGTGGACCTGAACAAGGCGGTCACAGAGATCAACGACCTGAGCGGCCTGCGCCGGGGCACCGTGACCGTCGCAACGATCGAAAGCGTCGCCCGCGGTCTTCTGCCGGAGGCACTCGAGGCATTCTGGAAGCGCCACCCGGAGATCACCGTCGACGTCAAGGTCACCAGTTCCCAGGAGGCAGCCAACGCGGTCAGCGACGGCAGCTGTGACCTTGGCATTGCCTTCGACGTCCGCGTGCCGCGCAACGCGCGCAGGCTGACGTCGATCCCCCTGCCCCTCGGCCTGGTCGTTCCGCCTGACAATCCTCTCGCCGAACGGGACGAACTGCGGACGTTCGACATTTCCGGCGAGCGCCTGATCCTGTCGGACACCAGCCTTTCGTTGTCCATGCCCGTGGAGGAGATGTTTTCCGGCAGCATGGTCGAATTCTCCCGCCGCACCCGCACCAACTCCATCGGACTGATGATCGACCTCGCCCGGCGCGGGCTCGGTGCCATTATGCAGACCCAAGTGGGCGTGGAACGGGAAATCGCCACCGGGGAGCTGTGTTTTATCCCGCTGCGCGACCCGAAACTGCAGCCGCGCCGATTGATGCTGATGTCGCGGGCCAAGTCTGAAATCTCAGATGCGGCCTCCGCGTTCGCGACAAATCTCTCCCAATGTTTCGAACAGCTGAAGACCTGAGGCCGGCATGAAGATGTTGCAAACAGAACAACACAGCGATCGAAATTCTCCACCTATTCGAAACAAGTCCCGCTTGCGACCATGCCGCAGCACGCCGAATGACGGCAGGAACGGAGACTTAGACGCATGAAGCAGAGCGCGGTTGATGCGGTCATCAAAGGGCTGAAGCGCGCCGGTGTCAGCACCGTGTGCTATCTGCCGGATTCGCTGTTCAAGGAACTTTATCCGGCCCTGGACGCGGATCCGGACATCCGCACCATCCGGGTCACCAATGAAGGCGAAGGCGCTGCGATCTGCGGCGGCGTATTCCTGTCCGGCAAACGTGCGGCGCTGGTCATGGAAAATTCCGGTCTGCGGGCCTCCGTCGAGCCGCTCGCACGTATGGGGCTGGGTGCCGGGATCCCCGTCATCATGCTGATAAGCTATCGCGGCGAGATGGGCGAGAACAACTGGTGGGCGATCCCGCACGGCATCACCATGGAGCCGGTTCTCAACGCTCTGCGCATCCCCTACCGGGTCGTACGTGAGGAAGAGGCGATCGAACAATCCATCGTCGACGCCTACGACTGGTCCTACAACGCCTACTACCATTCGGCGGTGGCACTCGGCGGGAGTGTCGTTCGATGAAACGCTACGATTGCATGGCCGTTCTGGCGAAACGCCTGAAGGACGAACTGGTGATCCTGTCTCTGGGTGCCAGCGTCGACGAATGGTACAACGCCGCGCCGCACATGCGCGAGGCAAGTCTGTTTCAGCAACAGCTCGGCTGCGTCACGCCGCAGGCCTTCGGGCTGGCGACCGGCCTGCCCCATCGGCGGATCGTCTCGCTGGATACCGACGGCGGCATGATGTTCAACCTCGGCATTCTGGCCACGCTCGGCAATGAGCAACCGAAGAACCTGTTCGTCGTGGTCTGGGACAACGAATGCTACCAGTCGATCGGCGGTCCGCCGACCCATACCGCCTCCGGCCGCGTCGACATCGCCGCGATTGCCCGAGGCGCCGGCGTCGACAAAGCCTTCACCGCACGCACCCTTGAGGAGTTCGAAGCCCATTGTGAGGCCGGCCTTGCAGCCGAGGAACCCTATGTGGTCGTCGCCAAGGTCGCCGGCACCGTGCAGCCGGACATCAAGCGCAAGCATTCCGACGGACGCGAGGACAAGTACATCTTCGTACGCCATGTCGAAAAAACCGAAAACATCGTCATCATGGGGCCGAGCGAACACAATTGACCGACATGCCAGCCATCGTCCGCATTCCGGACAAGCCGCTCGAAAGCACCTATGACTACATTGTCGTCGGGGCAGGATCGGGCGGCTGTCCGGTTGTCCGCCGTCTGATCGACGACACGGAAGCAACGGTCCTCCTGATCGAGGCCGGAGAAGCCGGCACCGGCATCAGAGAAATCGACGACCCGGCCGAATGGGTGCCGCTTGGGCGCAGTCGCTTCGACTGGGGTTACGACTACGCACCGGCCCCGTACGCCCACAACCGTGTCATCGGCATCCCGCGCGGCAAGGCGCTCGGTGGATCGAGCGCGATCAACGCGCTGATGTGGTACCGGGGCCATCCATTGGACTATGACGCCTGGGACGCCGCCGGAGCGACCGGCTGGACGTTTCGGGACGTGTTGCCCTACTTCAAGCGCTGCGAGGACTGGGAAGGCGGCGCGACCGAATTCCGCGGTGCCGGCGGGCCGCTGAAAATCACCACCAGCAAGACCCTGCATCCAATCGCGCAGGCGATGATGGACGGTGCGCGTGAACTCGGCATTCCGGTGATCGACGACCCGAACGGTGCGACAAACGAGGGTGCGACACCGTCCAATTTCAACGTCTTTGAAGGCCGGCGCTGGAGTTCCGCGAACGGCTATCTGTTTCCGATCCTGGACAATCCGCGCCTGACTATTCTGACCAACTCTCTGACAACCGGGCTCATCATCGAGAACGGGCGCTGTGTCGGGGTGCGTCATGTGGTCGACGGCCGAACCATCGGGAGCCGCGCCACAAGCGAGGTGGTGCTTGCCGCCGGCGCCATCGATACACCGCGCCTGATGATGCTGTCGGGCATCGGCAACGCGAAGGACCTGGGAAACCTCGGCATTCCCGTTGTCGCGGATCTGCCCGGCGTCGGCGCCAACCTGCAGGACCATCCGCTGATCCAGGCCTGCGTCTTCCGTGCCGCGCAGCCGCTCGGAGCGAAAACAGACAATGGCGGCGGCACCATGCTCAACTGGAAGTCCCGTCCCGGCCTTGCCCAGGCGGATGTGCATGCCTTCCCCGTGCAGGGCAACAGCGCCGAACCGCCGCTGCGCGCCCGCTACGACCTGTCGGGCGAGGTCTTTTCCCTCGGCTTCGGCCTGATGCACTCAAGGAGCGTCGGCTACATGCGGATGCTGTCGGCGGACCCGCGCGGGCCACTGGACCTGCAGCCGAACTATCTTGCCGAACCGTCCGACCTGGAGGCACTGGTCTCCGCCTTCCACACCATCATGGACCTTGGCGGCACCGCTGCCTATCGCGACCTTGTCGCGGGCGTGGCCGCACCGGACCGATCGCTGAACGACAAGGACGTCATCGACTTCATCCGCGACGGATGCTCGACCTTCTTCCACACCTGCGGCACCTGCAAGATGGGCACCGACGACATGGCTGTGACCGATCCGCGCTTGCGGGTCCGCGGCATCGACGGTCTGCGCATTGCCGATGCCTCGGTGATCCCCGTCATTCCGACCTGTAACACCCACGCGCCCGTGACCATGATCGGCGAGCGCGCGGCCGATTTCCTGAAGGAGGACGCATGAGCGATCCCGATCTCATCCTGGCCGGCGGCCACGTCCTGACCATGGGCGCCGATAACGACGTCCTCGTCGACGGCGCGGTCGCTATCTCCGGCGGTGCCATCCTGGCAGTGGATACGCGCGAAGTTCTCACCGGGCGCTATCCGGGCGTTCCCGTAAAGCATCTGCCGGACACGGTGCTGATGCCGGGTCTCGTCAACACCCATGCCCATTCCGGCTTCCTGCGCGGCACGGCCGAACATCTGCCGGTCTGGGACTGGCTGACACTGCATATCAACCCGATGCACCGGATGCTGCAGCCGCATGAAGCCAAAGCCGCCTCGATGCTGTGTTATGCGGAATCCGTACTCGGCGGCACGACGACCATCGTCGACATGTGGCGCTACATGGACGGCAGCGCCGAGGCCGCAGAGACTGTCGGCAACCGTCTCGTCGCGGTGCCTTACGTCGGCGAGCATCCCGATTACGATTACTTCGACACGCTCGACATGAACGAACGCCTGATTGCGGACTGGCACCGCAAGGCGGAC contains these protein-coding regions:
- a CDS encoding ABC transporter ATP-binding protein; the protein is MTEADHSFTPPPGTAPIVRLQGIAKYFPGVIANENVDLEVMPGEIHALLGENGAGKSTLMNILTGIYQADAGEILIDGYRREFATPLQAIAAGIGMVHQHFKLVQAFTVAENIHLGWDETPRRASKSVLESRTADLAKRFNLDISPGATVSDLSTGEQQRVEILRVLARKARLLILDEPTAVLTPAEARELFRALREFVAGGNAVIFISHKLDEVMEISDRISILRGGRKIATKQTSECNAHMLANLMVGREIVLDDMRARAPGAAPVSEEPVLVLNKVSVADEAGGKALDEISLRLHAGEILGIAGVAGNGQRELSQVLTGVRAVSSGEVIVDDQSMKGANAAIFAAFGIGHIPEDRLHSGLAPALSITANAVMREYGKAPVSPHGIYNPRGALTLAKEIAEAADVAIPDFGMPVRNLSGGNQQRLVARREMRIADKVLVAAYPSRGLDVGAINTMLRYIVELRDAGAGIVLISEELEELLNLSDRIAVLYEGRIMGTVENDNLDIEEIGLLMGGRTRAKEVA
- a CDS encoding BMP family ABC transporter substrate-binding protein codes for the protein MNSIRNLSRRGFLNMTAVAGSSLLLPKGMLTSALAAEPLPAVAEEDAVIGFGHVGPITDEGWTWTHHQGLLAVKKAYPKLAKILEVENVPYSADATRTYRQFVSEGANMIFDTSSTGDFLHQVVKRAPEVAFMECNGHVLMDNLGWYYLAHWYPTYVIGVAAGHLSKTGKLGYVASFPVASVYASTNAFLMGARTVNPDATLQTIVINSWFDPQAATQAGTALVDNGCDFLFGIMDEAGYLQVAEKRGVWAAMWNTDIRRYGPNAYVSSVICNWDDFYVDQVGKRLAGTWVPSENLLPMGGGVDRDAWGQNVPEEVGKAADEVRTKILGGWSPFVGELKDKDGKVRVEEGQKMTELELYNWDWSVEGVQGLES
- a CDS encoding Rieske (2Fe-2S) protein, whose protein sequence is MSLQDWYPLALSRDIAAGTSAGTRVLGDEFVVWRDSKGAVHAWEDRCPHRGMKMSFGFVRGDHIACLYHGWQYDTAGQCRHIPAHPDLEVPQTIKIPRFATTEAGGMIWGCFNGEDSATPPAPELPTEVTPLRSVYADCPAPQMVAQITKTAFGETTPDVTSRTDRTIDITLGDTKLIAGVQTIADGESALHLVALGAVDASKLKPLSLWAEQLRRDAETAAQTGATAEIAA
- a CDS encoding glutathione S-transferase family protein, which translates into the protein MSTPTLYNYDLDENCYKVRLLMSCLGTEAKLVAVDVVPGREHLSPEIRAMSPSGSLPILKQDDLVLYEAEAILSWLARTSDPARRFLPDDPDTFGKVMMWLTFSARELDTAVHARATAMMDAPGDIDALRDAAREALRIMDDHMTRQHFDGLEFFAGATATIADIALFPSFALSRDFNIDHDAFPALRRWARAVRQLDGFITMPGIPEYH
- a CDS encoding LysR family transcriptional regulator; protein product: MDPYRLGLIATRTHYFQLVARLGSIRQASKVLNIAPSSISRVIKQLEDELGTPLFERVRQRLRLTSAGELLLYHVRESYVDLNKAVTEINDLSGLRRGTVTVATIESVARGLLPEALEAFWKRHPEITVDVKVTSSQEAANAVSDGSCDLGIAFDVRVPRNARRLTSIPLPLGLVVPPDNPLAERDELRTFDISGERLILSDTSLSLSMPVEEMFSGSMVEFSRRTRTNSIGLMIDLARRGLGAIMQTQVGVEREIATGELCFIPLRDPKLQPRRLMLMSRAKSEISDAASAFATNLSQCFEQLKT
- a CDS encoding thiamine pyrophosphate-binding protein → MKQSAVDAVIKGLKRAGVSTVCYLPDSLFKELYPALDADPDIRTIRVTNEGEGAAICGGVFLSGKRAALVMENSGLRASVEPLARMGLGAGIPVIMLISYRGEMGENNWWAIPHGITMEPVLNALRIPYRVVREEEAIEQSIVDAYDWSYNAYYHSAVALGGSVVR
- a CDS encoding thiamine pyrophosphate-dependent enzyme; translated protein: MKRYDCMAVLAKRLKDELVILSLGASVDEWYNAAPHMREASLFQQQLGCVTPQAFGLATGLPHRRIVSLDTDGGMMFNLGILATLGNEQPKNLFVVVWDNECYQSIGGPPTHTASGRVDIAAIARGAGVDKAFTARTLEEFEAHCEAGLAAEEPYVVVAKVAGTVQPDIKRKHSDGREDKYIFVRHVEKTENIVIMGPSEHN
- a CDS encoding GMC family oxidoreductase N-terminal domain-containing protein; amino-acid sequence: MPAIVRIPDKPLESTYDYIVVGAGSGGCPVVRRLIDDTEATVLLIEAGEAGTGIREIDDPAEWVPLGRSRFDWGYDYAPAPYAHNRVIGIPRGKALGGSSAINALMWYRGHPLDYDAWDAAGATGWTFRDVLPYFKRCEDWEGGATEFRGAGGPLKITTSKTLHPIAQAMMDGARELGIPVIDDPNGATNEGATPSNFNVFEGRRWSSANGYLFPILDNPRLTILTNSLTTGLIIENGRCVGVRHVVDGRTIGSRATSEVVLAAGAIDTPRLMMLSGIGNAKDLGNLGIPVVADLPGVGANLQDHPLIQACVFRAAQPLGAKTDNGGGTMLNWKSRPGLAQADVHAFPVQGNSAEPPLRARYDLSGEVFSLGFGLMHSRSVGYMRMLSADPRGPLDLQPNYLAEPSDLEALVSAFHTIMDLGGTAAYRDLVAGVAAPDRSLNDKDVIDFIRDGCSTFFHTCGTCKMGTDDMAVTDPRLRVRGIDGLRIADASVIPVIPTCNTHAPVTMIGERAADFLKEDA